The Synechocystis sp. PCC 7509 genome includes a window with the following:
- a CDS encoding GH116 family glycosyl hydrolase — protein MKNHLLPQKIPPCTWNRPIGLGWDKPYTVRNPSNLDDGAWHGMPLGGFGAGCIGRSSKGDFNLWHIDGGEHTFKSIPACQFSVFEQQSNLAYALCTEAPEDGSLKAWQWYPQNKGTYHALYPRSWFVYENVFLSQLTCEQFSPILPDNYRETSYPVAIFVWKAHNPTDQPLTLSIMLTWQNMVGWFTNSIKSPQVRVRDDGSPVYEYEPRLGQSAGNYNKLVETADSLGCILARVGSDDVALEGIGQWVIATSINPKYQISHHTRWNPTGTGADVWQSFSTDGSLPNYIDETPIADGEQLASAIAIKFTLEPGESLEIPFVLAWDFPITEFAPGVNYYRRYTDFFGRNGSNAEAIAFNALQHYQTWQQQVQAWQQPIIDRTDLPDWFKMALFNELYDLTSGGTLWSAADERDPVGQFAVLECLDYRWYESLDVRLYGSFGLLMLWSKLDKSILRAYARAISTSDRTLREIGYNQATGLRKVANATPHDLGAPNEHPWEKTNYTSYQDCNLWKDLPSDFVLQVYRDFVLTGSTDWELLWDCWGAIVQTLNYLKTFDLDNDGIPENSGAPDQTFDDWRLQGVSAYCGGLWLAGLESAIAIGKTLISYPQEHPLGEMLTSPLNQPPIEETIGIYQTWLEQSRPVYQEKLWNGQYYKLDSESGSDVVMADQLCGQFYARLLGVPDIVESDRTVSSLKTVYEACFLKFHNGAFGAANGLKIDGSPENPDATHPLEVWTGINFGLAAFLLQMDMKEEAFKLTQTVVEQIYNNGLQFRTPEAITAVGTFRACHYLRPMAIWAVYGVLNNFK, from the coding sequence TTTTAATCTGTGGCATATTGACGGCGGAGAGCATACTTTTAAAAGCATCCCCGCTTGTCAATTTAGCGTTTTTGAGCAGCAAAGCAATTTAGCCTATGCTTTATGTACCGAAGCCCCAGAAGACGGTAGTTTAAAAGCTTGGCAATGGTATCCGCAAAATAAAGGAACATACCACGCTCTTTATCCTCGTAGTTGGTTTGTCTACGAAAATGTATTTCTCTCTCAGCTAACGTGCGAACAGTTTTCGCCGATATTGCCAGATAATTACAGAGAAACTAGCTATCCTGTAGCAATCTTTGTTTGGAAAGCCCATAACCCTACAGATCAACCGCTAACGCTTAGTATTATGCTGACGTGGCAAAATATGGTGGGCTGGTTTACAAACTCAATTAAATCTCCTCAAGTACGAGTTAGAGATGATGGAAGCCCAGTTTATGAGTACGAACCGCGTTTAGGACAAAGTGCGGGAAATTACAATAAATTAGTAGAAACTGCTGATAGTTTAGGTTGTATTTTAGCTAGAGTTGGCAGCGACGATGTTGCCCTTGAAGGTATAGGACAATGGGTGATCGCAACTTCTATTAATCCCAAATACCAAATATCCCACCATACTCGCTGGAATCCGACTGGTACAGGCGCAGATGTCTGGCAAAGCTTTTCAACTGATGGCTCTTTACCTAACTATATAGACGAAACACCGATTGCCGACGGCGAACAATTAGCAAGTGCGATCGCTATTAAATTTACTCTAGAGCCTGGAGAAAGTCTAGAAATACCTTTTGTTTTGGCTTGGGATTTCCCGATTACAGAATTTGCACCGGGAGTAAATTATTATCGTCGCTATACAGACTTTTTTGGGCGCAATGGTTCTAATGCTGAAGCGATCGCATTTAACGCTTTACAACATTACCAAACCTGGCAGCAACAAGTTCAAGCATGGCAGCAACCAATTATTGATCGCACTGATTTGCCCGATTGGTTTAAGATGGCTCTATTTAACGAGCTTTACGATTTAACTAGCGGCGGTACGCTGTGGAGTGCGGCGGATGAACGCGATCCCGTTGGACAATTTGCCGTCTTAGAATGCTTAGATTATCGTTGGTACGAAAGCTTAGATGTTCGGCTTTATGGCTCTTTTGGCTTATTAATGCTGTGGTCGAAGTTAGATAAATCTATTTTACGCGCTTACGCAAGAGCAATTTCTACAAGCGATCGCACTCTTAGAGAAATTGGCTACAACCAAGCTACAGGATTAAGAAAAGTTGCGAATGCGACTCCCCACGATTTGGGAGCGCCAAACGAACATCCCTGGGAAAAAACTAATTACACCAGCTACCAAGATTGCAACTTGTGGAAAGATTTACCTAGCGATTTTGTCTTGCAAGTTTACCGAGATTTTGTCCTAACAGGTTCTACCGATTGGGAATTATTATGGGATTGTTGGGGCGCAATTGTCCAGACTTTAAATTATCTCAAAACTTTTGACCTTGATAATGATGGGATTCCCGAAAATTCGGGAGCGCCAGATCAGACTTTTGATGATTGGCGTTTGCAAGGAGTTAGCGCCTACTGTGGTGGATTGTGGTTAGCGGGACTAGAAAGTGCGATCGCCATTGGCAAAACTTTAATTAGTTACCCTCAAGAGCATCCTTTAGGAGAAATGCTTACTTCTCCCTTAAATCAACCGCCCATTGAGGAAACCATTGGTATTTATCAAACTTGGTTAGAGCAAAGTCGCCCAGTTTACCAAGAAAAGCTCTGGAATGGGCAGTATTACAAGCTTGATAGTGAAAGCGGTTCTGATGTTGTGATGGCAGATCAACTATGCGGACAATTTTATGCTCGATTGTTGGGCGTGCCTGATATTGTAGAAAGCGATCGCACTGTTTCTAGCCTCAAAACTGTTTATGAGGCTTGCTTTCTTAAATTCCACAATGGAGCTTTTGGGGCAGCTAACGGCTTAAAAATTGATGGTTCTCCAGAAAACCCCGATGCTACCCATCCTTTGGAAGTATGGACGGGAATTAACTTCGGACTGGCGGCTTTTTTGCTCCAAATGGACATGAAAGAGGAAGCCTTTAAGCTCACTCAAACCGTAGTTGAACAAATTTACAACAACGGGCTGCAATTTCGTACCCCCGAAGCGATTACAGCAGTAGGCACATTTCGAGCCTGCCACTACCTGCGCCCAATGGCAATTTGGGCAGTTTACGGGGTACTAAATAATTTTAAATAA
- a CDS encoding peptidoglycan DD-metalloendopeptidase family protein, which translates to MKRAWTKKVKSLPSCIISKDALEGQLQPHPKVKMRIFRTSAAMIGLTVSIGAPNLLLVQAAQLPEKISSTSTSSIEDSAAPETVQNTVVIAPVQVEPIPAVTPPQVAFALKYRQTARQLAVKPSHQVVQSSAPATNFTPKLPSSSQIEAQPPALQQHQQAASLEQKQAITPRAATTSQTTRSLTWVEASRSVEIIQTPAANNTNSFSTSVAESPVEVVVIPEANSAWTAKQRLLINRLKTQENPAPLNQAPALPQAEVVVIPEANSAWTAKQRLLINRLKTQENPAPLNQAPAQVSSSVNLVLPEITNSQPMAVLTNPEQGEEKLANEVPEIGVTTNQGMEFEAQPSPTEALRLPVAVQDSQNWVTPSAEIAQSALEAKAASEQSVQASLPVFVLPSVVPQELATPTEAVKEVDNHQLATQNTREKVEQSTPAKAEVPSINEPIIVNSMETEYQVKSGDTLTNIASLHRLSLPEIAKFNDLHNPDLLLVDQKLKLPALTSMKTQANVVVLPPIEEQPLADAKSSSVSTLRSPSKVTLVSTNSATYTGIGGNITEAEAEAEPLKPTALNELQVQYAQQLQNDVQKLKQKYYAHSSSNLIVPVQAVKSDRDQEVIKPRATLGNEPVNPEFRVAQTSQDLKPVTQKQLLNKTNYSAPATVRGRVATAPTSLDNSNASFSGQQVTPELPPLDPVLNYLPQPNGAASFNGYIWPARGALTSKYGWRWGRMHRGIDIAAPVGTPIFAVAPGVVIKSGWNKGGYGNLVDIQHADGTLTRYAHNYRLLVQPGQFVEQGQQISLMGSTGRSTGPHLHFELHPGGKGAVNPMALLPKAR; encoded by the coding sequence TTGAAACGAGCATGGACTAAAAAAGTTAAGAGTTTGCCCAGTTGTATCATCAGCAAGGATGCTCTGGAAGGACAATTACAGCCACACCCAAAAGTAAAAATGCGGATATTTCGGACTTCGGCAGCCATGATTGGCTTGACAGTGTCCATAGGAGCGCCAAACCTTTTACTTGTGCAAGCGGCCCAATTGCCAGAGAAGATTAGTAGCACTTCCACGTCGTCTATTGAAGACTCTGCCGCTCCAGAAACGGTACAAAATACGGTGGTAATAGCACCAGTGCAGGTAGAGCCAATACCTGCGGTAACACCTCCTCAGGTAGCTTTTGCACTCAAGTATCGCCAGACAGCAAGACAACTAGCGGTCAAACCAAGCCATCAGGTTGTTCAATCGAGCGCCCCGGCAACAAACTTTACTCCCAAGTTGCCCTCGTCAAGCCAAATAGAGGCTCAACCACCAGCGCTACAGCAACATCAACAAGCAGCTTCTTTAGAGCAAAAACAAGCCATAACGCCGAGAGCAGCCACAACTAGCCAAACAACGCGATCGCTAACATGGGTAGAAGCTAGTAGAAGTGTTGAAATAATACAAACTCCAGCAGCAAATAATACAAATTCTTTTTCAACCTCAGTGGCGGAATCGCCAGTAGAAGTTGTAGTTATTCCCGAAGCAAATAGCGCTTGGACAGCTAAACAAAGGCTACTCATAAATCGCTTAAAAACTCAAGAAAATCCTGCTCCTTTAAACCAAGCGCCAGCACTACCACAAGCAGAAGTTGTAGTTATTCCCGAAGCAAATAGCGCTTGGACAGCTAAACAAAGGCTACTCATAAATCGCTTAAAAACTCAAGAAAATCCTGCGCCTTTAAACCAAGCGCCAGCACAAGTCTCTAGTAGCGTTAATTTAGTGTTACCAGAAATTACCAATAGCCAGCCAATGGCGGTGCTAACTAACCCAGAACAAGGGGAAGAAAAACTCGCAAACGAAGTACCAGAAATTGGGGTAACTACCAATCAAGGCATGGAATTTGAGGCGCAACCGTCACCTACAGAAGCACTGAGATTGCCTGTAGCTGTACAAGATAGCCAAAACTGGGTTACTCCTTCAGCAGAAATTGCCCAATCGGCGCTAGAAGCTAAAGCAGCTTCAGAGCAATCGGTACAAGCGTCTTTACCAGTATTTGTACTTCCTTCTGTAGTTCCACAAGAACTTGCTACTCCTACAGAAGCAGTCAAAGAAGTTGACAATCATCAACTTGCCACCCAAAATACACGAGAAAAAGTAGAACAGTCTACCCCAGCTAAAGCAGAAGTCCCTAGCATCAACGAGCCAATTATCGTCAATTCTATGGAGACAGAATACCAAGTCAAGTCAGGAGACACGCTTACAAACATTGCTTCTCTGCATCGGCTATCGCTGCCAGAAATTGCCAAATTCAATGATTTGCACAACCCAGACTTGCTGCTAGTAGATCAAAAGCTAAAACTTCCGGCTTTGACTAGCATGAAAACTCAAGCAAACGTTGTCGTGTTACCACCAATTGAAGAACAGCCCTTAGCAGATGCTAAAAGCTCATCTGTTTCGACGCTGCGATCGCCAAGTAAAGTAACGCTCGTCTCTACAAATTCAGCAACCTATACTGGAATCGGCGGTAATATTACAGAAGCCGAAGCCGAGGCAGAACCACTAAAACCAACTGCCCTAAATGAATTACAAGTGCAGTACGCCCAGCAATTACAAAATGACGTACAAAAGCTAAAGCAAAAATATTATGCACACAGTAGCAGCAATCTTATTGTGCCAGTACAAGCGGTCAAGAGCGATCGCGATCAAGAAGTAATTAAGCCTAGGGCGACTTTGGGTAACGAACCTGTTAATCCAGAGTTCCGAGTTGCTCAAACTTCACAAGACTTAAAACCTGTTACCCAAAAGCAACTATTGAATAAAACCAACTATTCGGCTCCAGCTACGGTTAGAGGTAGAGTAGCTACAGCCCCGACAAGTTTAGACAACTCCAACGCATCTTTTTCAGGACAACAAGTTACGCCAGAGTTGCCGCCCTTAGATCCAGTGTTGAACTACTTACCTCAGCCTAATGGTGCAGCTTCTTTTAATGGTTATATATGGCCAGCTAGAGGTGCATTAACATCTAAATACGGCTGGCGCTGGGGAAGAATGCACCGAGGGATTGATATTGCCGCACCTGTAGGCACACCAATATTTGCTGTCGCACCAGGAGTAGTAATCAAGTCTGGTTGGAATAAGGGAGGCTATGGCAACTTAGTTGACATCCAACACGCTGACGGCACTTTAACTCGCTATGCTCACAACTATCGACTTTTGGTGCAACCAGGTCAATTTGTAGAACAAGGGCAGCAAATCTCGCTTATGGGTAGCACTGGGCGTAGTACCGGGCCTCACCTCCACTTTGAATTACATCCTGGTGGTAAAGGGGCGGTTAATCCTATGGCTTTGTTACCAAAAGCTAGGTAA